The genomic segment TCGGTTGAACAGGGTGGATTTTCCGACATTGGGGCGGCCGATGAGGGCCACCAGGGGAAGCAGTTCATTCATGGTCATTCCTGGGAGCGTGTCCCGATGATGCGCGCGATGTTGTCCGTATACGGAGGGTAGATGACGCCCCGCTCGGTGACGATGCCGGTGATGAGCGCATTGTCCGTCACGTCGAAGGCATAGTTGAAAACCGGCACGTTGTCCGGGGTAATTTGGGTTGGGCCGACATGGGTCACTTCCAAGGGCGTGCGATCCTCGATGGGAATGAGGCTGCCGTCGGGCGTGGCCAGATCAAAGGTGGAGCTGGGCGCGGCCACGTAGAACGGGATGCCATAATGCCTGGCCAGGATGGCCACGCCGGAGGTGCCGATCTTGTTGGCCACGTCGCCGTTGGCCACGATGCGGTCCGCGCCGACCACGACCTTGCCGACCATGCCCCGCTTCATGAGCAGCGAACAGGCGTTGTCACAGGCCACTGTGACCGGAATCCCATCCTTGTGCAGCTCGTAGGCGGTCAGGCGCGCGCCCTGCAGAAAGGGCCGGGTCTCGTTGGCGATGACCGAAATTTTCTTGCCCGCGTCCACCGCTCCCCGGATCACGCCAAGGGCAGTGCCGTAGCCGGCCGTGGCCAGGGCGCCCGCGTTGCAGTGGGTCATGACCGTGTCGCCATCGGCCAGCAGTTCCCCGCCGAAGCGGCCCATGGCCTTGTTCATGGCAATGTCGTCGGCATGGATCTTTCGGGCCAGTGCCAGCCACGCCTCGGCCAATTCCCTGGGGCCGTCGTTCGCGCCCCAGACCTCGTTCATGACGCCAACGGCCCAGGCCAGGTTGACGGCCGTAGGACGGGCCTGGGCCAGCAGGCCCAGCAAACGCTCCAGCTC from the Deltaproteobacteria bacterium genome contains:
- the mtnA gene encoding S-methyl-5-thioribose-1-phosphate isomerase; this encodes MEDHIRFDAENYALLLLDQRKLPLVEETFACRTVEDVIFALQTMVVRGAPAIGVTAAYGCCIALKQALAAGPYWMNELERLLGLLAQARPTAVNLAWAVGVMNEVWGANDGPRELAEAWLALARKIHADDIAMNKAMGRFGGELLADGDTVMTHCNAGALATAGYGTALGVIRGAVDAGKKISVIANETRPFLQGARLTAYELHKDGIPVTVACDNACSLLMKRGMVGKVVVGADRIVANGDVANKIGTSGVAILARHYGIPFYVAAPSSTFDLATPDGSLIPIEDRTPLEVTHVGPTQITPDNVPVFNYAFDVTDNALITGIVTERGVIYPPYTDNIARIIGTRSQE